In Sphingomonas sp. SORGH_AS_0950, the following are encoded in one genomic region:
- a CDS encoding TorF family putative porin, whose product MRFSTILLGGLSLVAATPAFAQDSGTETAPPSPITVSGSAAILTDYRLRGISQTNKNAAVQAALTVSHESGFYIGTFASNLAGWGTFGGANMELDGIAGYKHSYGSATVDAGVTWYTYPGGASESDVVEFFGRLSGTAGPATLTAGVYYAPKQTSLGNFSNTSYSRGQRWDNLYLTGDGAVGIPNTPITAKAHIGYSKGNPGLGPNGTSLSPTGQYWDWSLGADVAAYKNFTFNVSYIDTDITRAKSAYLQPNFSKGQVPGGDTIAGATVVFSVTAAF is encoded by the coding sequence ATGCGCTTCTCCACGATCCTCCTCGGCGGCCTCTCGCTGGTCGCCGCGACGCCCGCCTTCGCGCAGGACAGCGGCACCGAAACCGCACCGCCCTCGCCGATCACGGTCAGCGGCAGCGCGGCGATCCTGACCGACTACCGCCTGCGCGGCATCTCGCAGACCAACAAGAACGCCGCGGTCCAGGCCGCGCTGACGGTCAGCCACGAAAGCGGATTCTATATCGGCACCTTCGCCTCCAACCTGGCGGGCTGGGGCACGTTCGGCGGCGCCAATATGGAGCTGGACGGCATTGCCGGGTACAAGCACAGCTATGGCAGCGCGACCGTCGATGCGGGCGTGACCTGGTACACCTATCCGGGCGGCGCATCCGAATCGGACGTGGTCGAATTCTTCGGCCGCCTGTCGGGGACCGCCGGTCCCGCCACGCTGACCGCCGGCGTCTATTATGCGCCCAAGCAGACCTCGCTCGGCAACTTCTCCAACACCTCGTACAGCCGGGGCCAGCGTTGGGACAATCTGTACCTGACCGGCGACGGCGCGGTCGGCATTCCCAACACCCCGATCACCGCCAAGGCGCATATCGGCTATTCCAAGGGCAATCCGGGCCTGGGCCCGAACGGCACCAGCCTGTCGCCGACGGGCCAATATTGGGACTGGTCGCTGGGCGCCGATGTCGCGGCGTACAAGAACTTCACCTTCAACGTGTCCTATATCGATACCGACATCACCCGCGCCAAATCGGCCTATCTCCAGCCCAATTTCTCCAAGGGGCAGGTTCCGGGCGGCGACACCATCGCGGGGGCGACGGTGGTGTTCTCGGTGACGGCCGCCTTCTGA